The following are encoded in a window of Candidatus Methylomirabilota bacterium genomic DNA:
- a CDS encoding type III pantothenate kinase, translating into MLLALDVGNTNTTVGLFEGKELRTHWRLSTRRDGTGDEYGILISNLLHLDGLEPNRISAMIIASVVPPLQSSLKEMAHRYFRIEPLVVGPGITTGMPILYDSPREVGADRIVNAVAAFETYGGPAIVVDFGTATTFDAVSTQGEYLGGVIAPGIGIAAEALFERTAKLPRIDITKPNSVVGKTTVASMQSGLFFGYLGLVEGIVTRMREEMGGDPIVIGTGGLAHLILTESPSIKHVDSLLTLTGLRIIYERNL; encoded by the coding sequence CGTCGGCAACACCAATACGACGGTCGGACTGTTCGAGGGGAAGGAGCTTCGGACGCACTGGAGGCTCAGCACCCGGCGGGACGGGACCGGCGACGAGTACGGGATATTGATCAGCAATTTGTTACACCTCGACGGGCTGGAGCCGAACCGGATTTCGGCCATGATTATCGCCTCGGTGGTTCCGCCGCTGCAGTCGTCCCTCAAAGAGATGGCCCATCGCTACTTCCGGATCGAGCCTCTAGTGGTCGGACCAGGGATCACGACCGGCATGCCGATCCTGTACGACAGCCCGCGCGAGGTAGGGGCCGACCGAATCGTGAATGCAGTGGCGGCCTTCGAAACCTACGGTGGCCCGGCGATTGTGGTCGATTTTGGGACCGCTACCACCTTTGACGCAGTGTCGACCCAAGGGGAATATCTGGGTGGTGTCATCGCGCCGGGTATCGGGATCGCCGCCGAGGCCCTGTTTGAGCGGACCGCGAAGCTACCCCGGATCGACATCACGAAGCCGAACAGTGTGGTGGGAAAGACGACAGTGGCCAGCATGCAGTCGGGGCTCTTTTTCGGCTATCTGGGGCTGGTGGAAGGGATCGTGACGCGAATGCGCGAGGAGATGGGGGGCGATCCTATTGTGATCGGCACCGGGGGGCTCGCCCATCTGATTCTTACCGAATCACCAAGCATCAAGCATGTGGACTCGCTGCTGACGCTGACCGGCCTTCGGATCATCTACGAACGCAACTTGTAG
- a CDS encoding twin-arginine translocase TatA/TatE family subunit, whose amino-acid sequence MFGLGMPELIIILLIALVVFGAAKLPQIGSSLGGAIREFKKSVESSPKEVPPTPTEEIACSQCRRPLQKEWTACPHCGTKREA is encoded by the coding sequence ATGTTTGGACTCGGAATGCCGGAGTTAATAATAATCCTTTTGATTGCCCTTGTTGTATTCGGCGCGGCCAAATTACCGCAGATCGGTAGCTCTCTCGGCGGAGCAATTCGCGAATTTAAGAAGTCCGTCGAATCGTCCCCCAAGGAAGTACCGCCCACGCCTACCGAGGAGATCGCCTGTAGCCAGTGCCGCCGGCCGCTCCAGAAGGAGTGGACCGCCTGCCCCCACTGCGGCACGAAGCGAGAAGCGTAG